The following DNA comes from Chitinophagales bacterium.
TACATCTGCACAAGCAGAGCTTGATTATTATGTGGAAGTATATAAACAAGAGAGAAGAAAAGCAAGTCCGGCATTGTTAGAGCAATACAAACAAGGAGCTTTCACTCAAAATAGGTCAGTAATGGAACAGCTTTATTTATTGCAGCAAATGGGAAATTCATTTAAACAAAGTGGAGATACTGAATACAGCGAAAAAATAGATGCAGCTCTTAAAAAATACAGCGATTTATTAAGACAAGTGTAAATATTTTTATAAACTTGAAAAAAGAGGCTATCCAAAAAAAAATGGATAGCCTCTTTTAGATTTTAGATTATAGCATCATCTAATTCCCCAATAATTCTTTAAAATCCAAGCCATCAAAACTGCCACTACTCATTAATAAAAATACATTATTGTCATTTTTGTATTGTACTAATTCCTTTTCAAGCTCTTGAGGTGTTCTTAGTGTTTTAATATCATTTCTGTTAAAATTTTGCTTGATAACTTTATCTGCTATTTCTTGCTTTTGTTTTATAGCAAAAGCTTTTTCACTCATGTAAATAATGGCGGTATCGGCTTTTTGCATAGTGTTTTTATATTCGCTTAAAAATGTAGCATCTGTACTGCTAAAGGTGTGCAGTTCCATACATGCTATTAGTTTTTTATTAGGATATTGTTCTTTTACGCTATTAATTGTTGCCTCTAATTTTGAAGGCGAGTGAGCAAAATCTCTGAATGCAATAATGTCATTATTTAGGTCAATTTTTTCTAATCTTCGGGCTGTTCCCTTAAAAGTGCTTATTGCCTTATAAAAATCTGAATTAGAAATACCCAGTTCATTACAAACTAATCTGGCTCCTTCTAAATTTTCTAAATTATGCTTGCCAAAAATAGCTAAAGCATATTCTTGACTATCATCTTTTAAAAAAGTAATGCCATTTTTAATAGTGTAATTAGGCGTATTGTATTCTAATATTTTGCACGCACAGTGAGTTTTTAATGCTTGCAGTGTAGCGTCATTTTGGTACAAAATTGCTGTTGCATCTTTACTTAAATTACTTAAATAAGTATCAAAAGTTTGCACATAACTTCCCCAAGTAGGAAAAACATTTACGTGATCCCACGCTATGCCCGTTACCATAGTAATATCGGGTTTGTAAAAATGGAATTTTGAAGTTCTATCAATAGGCGAAGATAGATATTCATCTCCTTCTAAAATAATAAGTGGTGCTTTGGTAAGTTTTACACTTAGTTCAAACCCTGCCAAAGAAGAGCCTACTAAATAATCAAATTCAAAATTGTTTTCTTTAAGCACGTGCATTATCATGGCAGTAGTAGTAGTTTTGCCATGGCTACCGGCTATCACTACACGTTTTTTATCTTTACTTTGCTCATATATAAACTGAGGAAAAGAATAAATAGGAATATTTAACTTTTGAGCTTTTTTTAATTCAATATTATTGGGTTTGGCGTGCATACCCAAAATAACAGCATCTAAATTTTGGCTAATATTTTCTTCGTAAAAACCTATTTTATTGGGTAATAGTCCATTTTTTTCAAGATTAGATTTTGACGGATCAAAAATAACATCATCAGAACCCGTTACATTATGTCCTAAATTTTTAAGGCAAATAGCCAAATTGTGCATTACGGCACCCCCAATTGCAATAAAATGTATATCCATTTCTTTTTGAAATAATTTATTTGAGTATTTTAGCGTTAAAATTATAATAAAATATTAACAACAATGAATAAGAAGAGCATAATAGCAGTTGTAGCAGTGGGGATTTTTTTTGCAAGTACGTTAATCTCTTGCCATAGAAACACTTGTCCTACTTTTAATAAAGTAGATGACGTAGAGCATGTAGAGGTAAATTGCTAAATGAGAAGGGTAGTACCCATATTTTTATTTTTGGTTTTGATATTTTCTTGTAAAAAAGAAAGTTATCGGGAAACTACTGATTTTGGGTATAATTACCAGCCCAATAAAGTAGGCTATTGGATAGAATATGAGGTAGATTCTATTACTTTTGATAATAATACTAATCCTGTAACAATAGATACAGCACATTATTTTATTAGAGAAGTATTTGACACTACTTATACCGATGCTTCTAATAACGAAGCTATAAGAGTAGAACAGTACCGAAAAAATTTGGAAAGTGATGTTTATCAAATTAATTATGTAGGTAATGTTCAGTTTTCTACTGGAAATTTTCAAAGAAATTTTCATGATTTGAGATATATGGCACTTACTTTCCCTGTGCGAGAAGGCAAAGATTGGCAGGGTAATATATTTATAGATGTAAATAGTAGCGATCCTTATAATTTTTTGAATGACGATTTATATAATTGGACTTACACCTACATAGAAGTAGATGTAGCAAAAGAAATAGGTGGTTTTTCATTAGACTCATGTGTAGTAGTACAGCAAATAGATGAAGCCAATTTATTTGAAATGAAATTTGCTCAAGAAATATACGCCAGAAATATTGGAATGGCATATAAAGAAATGAAAATATTAAATACACAAGTTCCACCATCGGGAGTACCTTTTGAAGAAAGAGCAGAAAGTGGATTTATACTAACTTATACTTTAAAAGATTACCAGCATTGAAATTAATTCTTTACATTTTTGTGCTATTGAGTTATATTTCACTTAGTGCACAGCAGTATTATTGGATAGAATTTACCGACAAAAACAATTCGGACTATAGTATAGAAAACCCTCAGGAATTCTTATCGCAACGAGCAATAGACAGACGAGCTTTTTTTAATATTCCTATTACTGTTTCAGATTTACCCGTTTCAAAAAAATACAAGCAACAGATTACTAATTTAGATGCCCATGTTTTAAAAACTTCCAAATGGATAAATGGAGTATTTGTTTCAAGTCAAAATATAAATTTTGAGCAGGAATTAAGTCAGTTAGATTTTATTAAAAGGGTAATTAAAATTCAAATAGAAAATACCAAAAGTATTACCTCAAAGTTTGAAATAGAACAAAATAATATTACCAGCGAAATAACAGAAGAAGAATACGGCTATGCTTGGAATAATATAAATACCATAAACGGGCAATATTTGCATGAAAATGAATATTTAGGTAGCACTATAGATATTGCTGTAATGGATAATGGTTTTAAAAATGTAGATGTTAATCCATATTTTGATTCATTAAGAACTATGGGAAAACTGCATGGGGCATATAATTTTGTAGATAATACGCCTAATGTTTTTTCAAATGGCGAACACGGAGCTTTTGTAATGTCAACTTTGGCGGCATATAAAAAAGATACATTAGTAGGTACTGCACCTTTGGCTAATTATTATTTATTTACTACAGAAGATGAAAACCATGAAGGTTTGCCGGAAGAAGTAAATTGGGTAATGGCAGCCGAGTGGGCAGATTCAGCATTAGGAACGTGGGTGGTACTTACAACATCATTAGGTTATACCAATGGATTTAATGACCCCGGCACCAACCACACTTATGCCGATATGGACGGCAATACCACTATTATAACCCGAGCTGCTGATATGGCGGCACAAAAAGGAATGCTGGTGGTAAATAGTGCAGGTAATGAAGGCACATCAAGCTGGCATTATATAGGAGCTCCAGCCGATGGCGATAGTGTTTTAGCTTTGGGAGCTATAACAGTAGATAAAGAAATGGCAGTTTTTAGCTCGTATGGCCCAAGTTCTGACAACAGAACAAAACCCAACGTAAGTGCATTAGGACAAGGTGTGATAGCTGTAAATCCATTTCAAGAATTAAAAAGTATAAGTGGTACTTCTTTTTCTTGCCCTATTACCTCAGGTATGGCAGCCTGCTTGTGGGAGGCTTTCCCGCAAAAAAGCAATATGGAAATATTTTATGCTATTCAGCAAAGTGCACATTTGTATTATGCTCCACAAAATCAGTTTGGCTATGGAATACCAAATTTTAAAATAGCTTTTCAAATATTGCAAGCCGGAGCAAATGGAGAAAATAAGTTAAAGGTTTTTCCTAATCCGGCAGATAACGAGCTCAATATATTTTTTGTAGAGCAAAAAGAGGGGAAATATACTATTAATATTGCAGATGCATCCGGTGCAATAGTTTACAAAGAAAGTGATTATGCTAAAACTTATACTTCTAAAATAGATGTAAATTTTTTACCTCAAGGGGTATATTACCTATCGGTACAACAAGGCAAAAAAGTGTATAAATCTAAGTTTATAAAAGAGTAGCCTAATTTTTAGGTTCTTCCCAAAGTTCAATTTTATTGCCTTCTATATCTAAAATGTGAACAAACTTGCCATAATCATAGGTTGCTATTTCATCTAAAACGGTAACGCCTTCTTTTTTAAGTTCAGCTACCAAACTTTCCAAATCATCCACCCGATAATTTATCATAAAATCTTTAGAAGATGGCTCAAAATATTTGGTATCATCGGGGAAAGTGCTCCAAAGTGTGTAGCCCGTTTCTGAGGTATCATTATCTTGTTTCCAGTCAAATTTAGTTCCGTAGGGAGAAATATCAAACCCCAAATGAGTTTTATACCATTCATTCATTTTTCCGGGATTTTTACATTTAAAAAAAATACCGCCTATTCCTGTTACTCTTTTCATATTGTTTTGTTGTTTAGTTTTGTTAAGTAAAATAGTATTAAATGCAAAACCAAAACCAAATGATAATGCAAGTGCTAAAATTATAAATAGTTTTTTGTTCATTTTTAATACTTTATCAGTCAAATATAAGAGTAGTTCGGTAATAAAAGTACTTCTCTTTCTGTTTAGCTTTTAAAATAGCTTTTAGATTATTTTGGATTTTACGATTGGTATTAGTTTCGTTAGTGAATATGCGATTATAATGTTGATTAAAAACAACAAAGCCATTCTTATATTTAAGAATGGCTTTGATAATTATTAAAACAAAAATATTTTATCTATCCGCATTTTGAGTGTCCACAACTTTTGCAGTTTAAGCAACCCTCTTCATATACCAAAGATGGTTCTTTACATTCAGGACATTCATTATTAGCAGGCACAGTACCATCTGGCACAAATCTTTTTAATGCACGCACTACTCCGTTTTTCCATGTATTTAAAGTAGTATCACTTAAGTGTAAGTTTTCTACCATATCTACAGCAAAATTAATAGGCATTCCGTGTCTTAATACTCCGGATATTAATCTTGCATAGTTCCAATATTCTTTATTAAAAGTTCTTGACAGTCCTTCTATAGTTGTTTTAAATCCTTGGCTGTCTTCATATTGAAAATCGTAGCGTGTTTTGTTATCGTCTGTTTTTCCTTTTATTACCCAGCCTCTTTTCACTTTAGATAATATAGAGAAAGATTCTTCTGCCGCTCCTGTAAATATTTCATACGGACGACCGTCTAACAAACCTATTACAGCTATCCATTGCTCTTTATTATTGTTAAACTGTACTATTTCTGCTTCTAATTTTTCAGGTCTTTTAGGAGCATTGGTTTCTTTAAAAGCTTCTAATAAAGCATCTTTTTTATCTTCTTTAGATACTAATACACCACTTCTTGAACCATCTCGGTAAACGGTAATTCCTTTACAGCCACTTTCCCAGCCTGTTTGGTAAATTTTACTTACTAATTCTTCTGTGGTGTCGTTGGGCACATTTACGGTAACGCTTATAGAGTGGTCTATCCATTTTTGTACGGCTCCTTGTAGGCGTACTTTTTCTATCCAGTCAACATCGTTTGCTGTAGCACCGTAGTATGGCGATTTCTCTATTATTTTATCTAATTCTTCGTCTGTTAAGTGCTCTAAATGGTCTAATTTATATCCGTTTACTTCTAACCAAGTTTTAAATTTGTGGTGAAATACGTGATATTCTTCCCAAGAATCGCCTAATTCATCTACAAAAGATACTTCTACTTTTGCATCGTTAGGGTTTACTTTTCTTCTTCTTTTATAAGAAACCATAAATGCCGGTTCTATACCGGAAGTGGTTTGTGTCATTAAACTTGTAGTGCCTGTTGGGGCAATAGTAAGTAAGGCGATATTTCTTCTTCCGTATTTTACCATATCCTTATACAGTTTTGGGTCGGCATCTTTAATACGGTTTATCATTGGGTTTTTCTCTTCTTTTTTAGCATTATAAATAGGGAAAGCTCCTCTATCTTTTGCCATATCTACAGAACTTCTGTAGGCTGCTAATGCCAACATTTTATGTATTTTAGTAGAGTAATCTGTAGCTTCTTTTGTGCCGTATTTTAAACCTAAAGCAGCCAGCATATCTCCTTCGGCAGTAATGCCTACACCAGTTCTTCTACCTTGTATTGCTTTGTTTTTTATTTTTTGCCAAAGTTCAAATTCATTGCGTTTCACATCTCTACCTTCTGGGTCAGCGTCTATTTTTTCTATTATTTTATCTACTTTTTCCAATTCTAAATCTACAATATTGTCCATTATACGCTGTGCCATAGCTACGTGCTTTTTAAATAGCTCAACATTAAAATGTGCTTTATCTGTAAATGGATTTTCTACATAACTATATAAATTTATAGCCAATAAACGACAACTGTCATAAGGGCATAATGGAATTTCGCCACAAGGATTTGTAGATACGGTTTTAAATCCTAAATCTGCATAGCAGTCAGGTATAGATTCTTCTATTACGGTGTCCCAAAACAATAAACCCGGCTCTGCCGATTTCCAAGCGTTATGTATAATTTTATCCCACAGTTTTTTAGCATTTATATTTTTTGTTACCTGCGGATTTTTTGAATCTATAGGATATTGTTGCGTATATTCTGTATTGTTTTTTACGGCACGCATAAAATCATTATCTAAACGAACTGAAACATTTGCTCCGGTAACTTTTGTGCCGTCCATTTTTGCATCTATAAAATCTTTTGAGTCGGGATGCTTAATAGATACCGAAAGCATTAAAGCTCCTCTTCTGCCATCTTGTGCTACTTCTCTTGTAGAGTTTGAATAGCGTTCCATAAAAGGAACTATTCCCGTAGAGGTTAAAGCACTATTTTTAACGGCACTACCTTTGGGTCTTATGTGCGATAAATCGTGTCCTACGCCACCTCTTCTTTTCATTAACTGAACTTGCTCTTCATCTATTTTTAGTATGCCACCATACGAATCAGAATTACCATCATTTCCTATTACAAAACAATTTGACAATGACGCTATTTGGTAATCGTTTCCTATTCCTGTCATTGGTCCACCTTGAGGAACAATATATTTAAAACCTTTCAATACATTATATATATCTTCTTCAGAAAATGGATTTTTGTAATTGTTTTCTATACGAGCTATTTCTTTAGCTAACCTTCTGTGCATTTGATCCGGAGTAGATTCATAAATTTTACCCTCAGAATCTTTTAAAGCATATTTATTTACCCAAACACCTGCTGCCAGTGTGTCTCCTTCAAAATAATCTGTAGCGGCTGCTACTGCTTCATCATAAGTATAAATTTTCTGCTTTGGTTGGTTTGCTATAGTTTTGTTCATAGTTAATGTTTTTTTAAAAATTTCGTAATAGAAAGGTAGCACAAGATAGGGGTATATTTGAGGTATTCTAAATTTCAAAAAAAGAACTTTTTAACATTAATGTGCATAGCTCATTCTATCCTTTTGTTTATCAGAATTTTGCAAAATTTATTTTATGTTGAAAACTCATTTTGAAAAAAGAAATGAAAAGGTATATTAAAAAACACCACGTATAAAATTTGTAAAATTGTAAAAACATTTTTACTCGTGGCACGACTCCAAGTCATACTACGAGTAAAAGGATTTCAAAGCAAGGTATGCGAAGCAGGATTAATATTTAAGCCGAATAATCAGCTTGCTCTCCTACTTTAACTTCTTCAGATTTTTTGTTTCTATTAGCCAATTTCTTAAAAATTCTATACACCAAATACAATATACCTATAACAGCTATTATGGCTAATACGGGAATAACTATGGCTAAAAATATCAAGAGAACCGATGTGCCTGTTTCTATGGTAGAAACGGCATGATTTCCCACTCCGGCAGTAGCCGCTGTAGAAACTAACCTTGTGCCGGCTGTGGCACTTTTTATTACTCCGGCTGTGCCACCACCGGCTATTATGGCAAGCCCCCACGTAAGCATAGGACTTAAATCTGTAACTGATGCTGCCACTACGCCCGTTCCTGCCAATGTTGCCAATGGCACGGCTGCGGTATCTAATAAATTATCTACCCACGGAATATAGTACGCTCCTATTTCAAGAAGTGAAGCTAAACCTAAGGCTATCATAGCAGGTATAGAACCTACCCACTCAAATGTTTCTCCTAAAGGTATAACATTGAAATGGCTGGCTATACTTAGTGCTAATAAAGGCAAAAAAACTCTAAACCCTGCGGCAGCGGCTAAGCCTACACCCAAAAAGATACTCATTATTATTTGTGTTGCCATTTTTGCAATAATTTATTAAACATATATCAAAATACGTGCCTACAATAAAAAAGCCAAGACTATCAACGGTCTTGGCTTAGTTTTTTAAAGTATTTTATAAGTTTTTTTAAACTTTTGCTGCTGCATAATCCGGTACTAATATTCTACCGCAATGTTCGCAACTTATTATTTTCTTTTGTTCATCTATATCTATTTGCACTTGTGGCGGGATAGCCGCATGGCATCCACCGCAAGAATTTCTTTCTACCGATACTACTGCTAAGCCGTCTTTATAAGCACCTCTAATTCTATCGTAAGCTTTTAATAATGACTCATCTACGTTTTCTCTTTCTTTTTCAGATTTTTTTAATAAATCTTTCTCTTCTTTGTCGGTTTCTTTAGTTATGCGTTCAAGTTCTTCTTTCTTGTCATTTAGCATACCTTCAAGCCTTGTAATTTTGTCTTTATTTTCTTCTAAATACGTTTTTTTGTTTTCTAAGTTTTCTTTGGCTTCACGTATTTTCTTTTCAGCTAACTGAATATCCAACTTTTGCATTCCTACTTCTTTAGTTAATGCGTCAAACTCTCTACTGTTTTTCACATTATCCATTTGCTTTTCATACTTTTTAATTAGCTCGTTAGATTTTTTTATAGATTCTTCTCTCGCCACTAATTCGCTTTCTACTTCGCCTATACCTTCAGCTATGTTATCTACTCTTTTAGTTAAGCCTGCAAGGTCGTCTTCTAAATCTTCTACTTCCATAGGAAGCTCGCCTTTTAATGTTCTAATTTTATCTATTTGAGTATCTATTACTTGAAGTTCATAGATTTTTCTCATTCTGTCTGCTGCTGTTTCTGCTTTCTTCTTTGCCATTATTTATTTAGTTTAAATAAAATATTTTACGGGATTTGTGTTTATTTCCGTCAAAATGACTGCAAAATTACTAAATTTTTTATTCAATTTTTCAATTAATAATTCCGAAGTAAATTGTTCACTTTCATAATGACCAATATCTGCTATAATTATTTGATTATCAGCATCAAAAAATTGATGATACTTAAAATCTGCCGTAATAAAAATATCTGCCTTGTTAGAAATAGCATCTTTTAACAAAAAACTACCCGAGCCTCCGCATAAAGCTACTTTTTTAATTTGTGGCTTTATTATTTTGGTATGTTTAATGGCTGGCACTTCAAAAGTTTCTTGTAGCATTTTTAAAAAGTCTTCTGTATTTATAGCTTCGTTTGGTTCGCCTACCATGCCACTGCCTACTTCTTGGTTTGTATTAAGCAGCGGAATAATATCGTAAGCCACTTCTTCGTAAGGATGAACATCTATTAATGCTTTTAAAACGGTTTTTATTTTAAATTGAGGTACTAAAACTTCTATTTTATATTCATCTACTTCTTCTCGTTCGCCTATTTCTCCTATGGTGGGGTTGGCATCTTCATTTGGCATAAAAGTTCCTATTCCTTTGGTGCTAAAACTGGCTTCGCTATAATTTCCTATGTTTCCTGCTCCTGCGTCAAAAAGGGCATTTAGCACTTCTTCTTTATGCACTAAGGGAACAAAAGTTATTAATTTGCTTAGCAAAGATGTTTTGGGTGCTAAAATTTGAGTGTTTATTAAGCCTAATTTATCACTAATTTTTTTATTTACACCGTGTAGCACATTGTCTAAATTAGTATGAATGGCATAAATAGCAATGTTGTTTTGTATGGCTTTTATAATGGTTCTTTCTATATAATTTTTGCCGGTAAGGCTTTTTAAACCGGAAAAAATAATGGGGTGATGGGCTATAATCAATTGAGCTTCTTTGTCTATAGCTTCTTGCACTACATCTTCTATGGCATCTAAGCAAACTATGGCTTTATCTATTTCTGCATTTTCGTTTCCTACTATTAATCCGCTATTATCGTAAGATTCTTGAAGCGAAGGATGAGCCACTTCTTGCAGATAATTTATTATTTCTTTAAGTTTCATAAAAGTAAATTTAATGAGCTTCTAACCAATTTTTGCCTGTGTCTATTTCGGCTATAATAGGCACTTTTAACCCCGAAATGGCTGTTTCCATTTTATCTTTTATAATGGTTTTTATTTCTTCTGCTTCTTTTTGTTCTACATCAAATACTAATTCGTCATGCACTTGCAGAGTCATTAAAGATAACATTTTACGTTTTTCTATTTCTTTTTGAATGTTAATCATGGCTATTTTTATCATATCGGCAGCAGAGCCTTGCACGGGAGCGTTTATAGCATTTCTTTCGGCATGACTTCTTTGTATGGCATTTTTAGAATTTATATCATAAAGTTTTCGTTTTCTTCCCATTATGGTGCTTACATAGCCATTTTTTTGAGCCAATTTAATGTTTTCATCCATATATTTTTTAATATCCGGATAGGTTTTAAAGTACGCTTCTATAATTTCGGCACTTTCTTTACGGCTTAAATCTGTTTGCTGGCTTAAACCAAAGGCGGTAACGCCATAAATAATTCCAAAATTTACAGTTTTGGCGTTGCTTCTCATTTCTCTGCTTACTTGGCTTAACGGCACATTAAAAACTTTAGAAGCCGTGGCTGCGTGTATATCTAAACCGTCATTAAATGCTTGTAACATAGTTTTATCGCCACTTAGCTCTGCCATTAACCTAAGTTCTATTTGGCTATAATCGGCAGCTAATAAAATATTTCCTTCTTTTGGAATAAAAGCTTTTCTTACTTTTTTGCCTCTTTCTGTTCTTATAGGTATGTTTTGTAAGTTGGGATTGGTAGAGCTTAGTCTTCCTGTGGCGGCTATAGCTTGGTTAAATGAAGTGTGTACTCTTCCTGTTTTTTTATCTATTAATTGAGGTAAAGCATCTACATAAGTAGAACGCAGTTTTGCTATTTGTCTGTACTCTAAAATATCGTGAACTATGGGATATTCTTTTTCATAGTTCATCAGTTTATCTTCGCCTGTGGCGTATTGTCCTGTTTTAGTTTTACTGCCTTTGTAAGGTATTTTTAAGGTATCAAACAAAGCTTCTCCTAATTGCTTGGGCGAATCTAAATTGAAATTAAAACCTACTTCTTTTATGATTTTTTCTTGAACTTGCAGTTGCTCTTCTGCCAACTCTTTTGAGTACGTGTTTAAAAATGCTTCATCTATTTTTACTCCGTTTCTTTCCATTGTGGTAAGCACCGGAACTAAGGGCATTTCTATATCATTAAAAACGTTTTGTAGGTTTTCTTGTTTTAACTTTTCGCCAAATATGGCAAATAATTGTTGTGTTATATCTGCATCTTCAGCGGCATAGTTGGTTTGTTCTGTTAATTCTATTTCGTTAAACTGCTTTTGATTTTTTCCTTTTTTGCCTATTAAATCTTCTAAGTGTATGGTTTCGTACTTAAGATAGTCCAAGGCTAAATCGTCCATATTGTGTTTGGCATCCGGCTCTAATAAATAATGAGCCAGCATGGTATCAAATAATTTTCCTTTTACATTTATGCCATAATTCTTTAAAATATGCATATCGTACTTAATGTTCTGAGCTATTTTTTCTATTTGTTCATTTTCAAATATAGGTTTTAAAACAGATAATAATTCTGCTCTGTTGCTATCATTAAAAGACAAATAATAGGCTTCTTTTTCATGAAAACTGAACGACATTCCTAAAATACTTTCATTCATGGCATCTAAACCTGTGGTTTCGGTATCAAAAGTAAAAGACTTTTGCTTGCTTAAAAGCTGTACAAAGTTTTCTAAGTCTTTTTTAGATTCAATAAGTGTATAATTTACTTTTTCTTTATCAAACTTATTGTACTTGTCATTTTTAGCAGGTGGAGCTACATCAGTACTTTGAGTAGAAGCAAATAAATCTAATTGTCCGCTATTAGAATTGTTGGGCGTTTGTTGTGCGGTAAAAGCATCGCCCAATAGTCTTTTGCCCAGTGTTTTAAATTCCATTTCATTAAAAACTTCATTTAATTTATCTGTATCCGGTACTGAAATTATTAAATCATCATTGCTACAAGTTATGGGTGCATCTAAAATAATGGTAGCCAATTTTTTTGATATAAAAGCTTGCTC
Coding sequences within:
- the polA gene encoding DNA polymerase I, coding for MEEKKLFLLDAYALIFRAYYSLGFTRNAAGESVPKALLNSKGFNTTAVRGFTEFLSSILKNEKPTHIAVVFDFKAQTIRAQEHDFYKANRAETPEDIKLSEPYIRDIIKAYGIPILELEGYEADDVIGTLAKEKEKEGYTVFMVTPDKDFAQLVSPNIFMYKPSRAGNGVKILGVPEIQEEWEVENPLQVIDILGMWGDAVDNIPGIPGVGEKTAKKFIKEYGSMEGLYENVDSLKGKMKEKVIENKEQAFISKKLATIILDAPITCSNDDLIISVPDTDKLNEVFNEMEFKTLGKRLLGDAFTAQQTPNNSNSGQLDLFASTQSTDVAPPAKNDKYNKFDKEKVNYTLIESKKDLENFVQLLSKQKSFTFDTETTGLDAMNESILGMSFSFHEKEAYYLSFNDSNRAELLSVLKPIFENEQIEKIAQNIKYDMHILKNYGINVKGKLFDTMLAHYLLEPDAKHNMDDLALDYLKYETIHLEDLIGKKGKNQKQFNEIELTEQTNYAAEDADITQQLFAIFGEKLKQENLQNVFNDIEMPLVPVLTTMERNGVKIDEAFLNTYSKELAEEQLQVQEKIIKEVGFNFNLDSPKQLGEALFDTLKIPYKGSKTKTGQYATGEDKLMNYEKEYPIVHDILEYRQIAKLRSTYVDALPQLIDKKTGRVHTSFNQAIAATGRLSSTNPNLQNIPIRTERGKKVRKAFIPKEGNILLAADYSQIELRLMAELSGDKTMLQAFNDGLDIHAATASKVFNVPLSQVSREMRSNAKTVNFGIIYGVTAFGLSQQTDLSRKESAEIIEAYFKTYPDIKKYMDENIKLAQKNGYVSTIMGRKRKLYDINSKNAIQRSHAERNAINAPVQGSAADMIKIAMINIQKEIEKRKMLSLMTLQVHDELVFDVEQKEAEEIKTIIKDKMETAISGLKVPIIAEIDTGKNWLEAH